One Sanguibacter keddieii DSM 10542 genomic window carries:
- the pflB gene encoding formate C-acetyltransferase, with translation MTTTADGPATTAGAAAPEAWRTFEAGPWTDAVDVRDFMQRNYTPYEGDASFLAGPTAKTLSVWDTLEKDYLSVERAKRVFDVDTHIPADVDAFPAGYISAEDDVVVGLQTDVPLKRAMMPYGGWRMVETAIKEAGLEPDPQVKEIFTKYRKTHNEGVFDIYTPRIRAARSSHIITGLPDSYGRGRIIGDYRRVALYGVDFLISEKMKDKDLVADQGFSESWARYREEHSEQVKALKKLKNLGEQYGFDLGRPAATAKEAVQWTYFGYLAAVKSQDGAAMSIGRLSAFLDTYIERDFAEGTLTESEAQELVDALVIKLRITRFLRTIDYDQIFSGDPYWATWSDAGFGDDGRTQVTKTSFRLLQTLRNLGPAPEPNITIFWHEDLPQGYKDFCAAISIETSAIQYESDAQIRQHWGDDAAIACCVSPMRVGKQMQFFGARVNAAKSLLYAVNGGRDEMSGKQVVTGYEAITSDEPLRYDEVWAKYDAMLDWVVQTYVEALNIIHYSHDRYAYEAIEMALHDSEIVRTMGCGIAGLSIVADSLSAIKYAKVTPVRDETGLVVDYVTEGDFPVYGNDDDKADEIAQLVVKTVMDKIRALPLYRDAVPTQSVLTITSNVVYGKATGSFPSGHRKGEPFSPGANPENGMDTHGMVASMLSVGKLDYDDALDGISLTNTITPSGLGRNKEEQVGNLVGILDAGMTEGLFHANINVLSRETLEDAIENPENYPNLTVRVSGYAVNFVKLTREQQLDVLTRTFHQSA, from the coding sequence ATGACTACTACCGCAGACGGCCCCGCCACCACGGCTGGAGCCGCCGCCCCCGAGGCGTGGCGGACGTTCGAGGCCGGCCCGTGGACGGACGCGGTCGACGTCCGCGACTTCATGCAGCGCAACTACACGCCCTACGAGGGCGACGCGTCGTTCCTCGCCGGTCCGACGGCGAAGACGCTGTCCGTGTGGGACACCCTCGAGAAGGACTACCTCTCCGTCGAGCGCGCCAAGCGCGTCTTCGACGTCGACACGCACATCCCGGCCGACGTCGACGCCTTCCCGGCCGGGTACATCAGCGCCGAGGACGACGTGGTCGTGGGACTCCAGACCGACGTCCCCCTCAAGCGCGCGATGATGCCGTACGGCGGCTGGCGCATGGTCGAGACCGCCATCAAGGAGGCCGGCCTCGAGCCCGACCCGCAGGTGAAGGAGATCTTCACCAAGTACCGCAAGACCCACAACGAAGGGGTCTTCGACATCTACACCCCGCGGATCCGCGCCGCGCGGTCCTCGCACATCATCACCGGGCTCCCCGACTCCTACGGCCGCGGCCGCATCATCGGCGACTACCGCCGCGTCGCCTTGTACGGCGTGGACTTCCTCATCTCCGAGAAGATGAAGGACAAGGACCTCGTCGCCGACCAGGGCTTCTCCGAGAGCTGGGCCCGCTACCGCGAGGAGCACTCCGAGCAGGTCAAGGCACTGAAGAAGCTCAAGAACCTCGGCGAGCAGTACGGCTTCGACCTCGGTCGCCCCGCCGCCACCGCCAAGGAAGCCGTCCAGTGGACGTACTTCGGCTACCTCGCCGCCGTGAAGTCGCAGGACGGCGCCGCCATGAGCATCGGACGCCTCTCCGCGTTCCTCGACACCTACATCGAGCGCGACTTCGCGGAGGGCACGCTCACCGAGTCCGAGGCCCAGGAGCTCGTCGACGCGCTCGTCATCAAGCTGCGCATCACCCGCTTCCTGCGGACCATCGACTACGACCAGATCTTCTCGGGCGACCCGTACTGGGCCACCTGGTCCGACGCGGGCTTCGGCGACGACGGCCGCACGCAGGTCACCAAGACGTCGTTCCGCCTGCTGCAGACGCTGCGCAACCTCGGCCCGGCCCCCGAGCCGAACATCACGATCTTCTGGCACGAGGACCTGCCCCAGGGCTACAAGGACTTCTGCGCCGCGATCTCCATCGAGACCTCGGCCATCCAGTACGAGTCCGACGCCCAGATCCGCCAGCACTGGGGCGACGACGCGGCGATCGCCTGCTGCGTGTCCCCGATGCGCGTGGGCAAGCAGATGCAGTTCTTCGGCGCGCGCGTCAACGCCGCCAAGAGCCTGCTCTACGCGGTCAACGGCGGGCGCGACGAGATGAGCGGCAAGCAGGTCGTCACCGGGTACGAGGCCATCACCTCGGACGAGCCCCTGCGCTACGACGAGGTGTGGGCCAAGTACGACGCGATGCTCGACTGGGTCGTCCAGACCTACGTCGAGGCGCTCAACATCATCCACTACAGCCACGACCGCTACGCCTACGAGGCCATCGAGATGGCGCTCCACGACTCCGAGATCGTCCGGACGATGGGCTGCGGCATCGCCGGCCTGTCGATCGTGGCCGACAGCCTCTCGGCCATCAAGTACGCCAAGGTCACCCCCGTCCGCGACGAGACCGGCCTGGTGGTCGACTACGTCACCGAGGGCGACTTCCCCGTCTACGGCAACGACGACGACAAGGCCGACGAGATCGCCCAGCTCGTGGTCAAGACCGTCATGGACAAGATCCGGGCGCTGCCGCTCTACCGCGACGCCGTCCCGACCCAGTCCGTCCTGACCATCACCTCGAACGTGGTCTACGGCAAGGCGACCGGCAGCTTCCCCTCCGGCCACCGCAAGGGCGAGCCGTTCTCCCCGGGCGCCAACCCGGAGAACGGCATGGACACGCACGGCATGGTCGCCTCCATGCTCTCGGTCGGAAAGCTCGACTACGACGACGCGCTCGACGGCATCTCGCTGACGAACACGATCACCCCGTCGGGTCTCGGGCGTAACAAGGAGGAGCAGGTCGGCAACCTCGTCGGCATCCTCGACGCCGGCATGACCGAGGGCCTCTTCCACGCCAACATCAACGTCCTCAGCAGGGAGACCCTCGAGGACGCGATCGAGAACCCGGAGAACTACCCCAACCTCACGGTGCGGGTCTCCGGCTACGCGGTGAACTTCGTCAAGCTGACGCGCGAGCAGCAGCTGGACGTCCTGACCCGCACGTTCCACCAGTCGGCCTGA
- the dxs gene encoding 1-deoxy-D-xylulose-5-phosphate synthase, producing MAVLETIASPADLRRLSPAQLDQLAAEIRTFLVQSVSRTGGHLGPNLGVVELTIAMHRVFASPTDSFVFDTGHQSYVHKLLTGRQNFGDLRRREGLSGYPSRAESVHDIVENSHASTALSWADGIAKANVVRGLHDRHVVAVMGDGALTGGMAWEALNNIADGHDRRLVLVVNDNGRSYAPTIGGMAHHLDTLRTTQGYESMLSWGRRTLRRSGPPGRVAYDALHGLKKGIKDVVAPQGMFEDLGIKYIGPVDGHDVGAVERALTSAKTFGAPVLVHVITEKGRGYSPAEQDVADRFHAVGQIHPETGLPVAPSRFGWTKVFADEIVSIGHARPDVVAITAAMLAPVGLAPFEKAFPTRTFDVGIAEQHAATSAAGMAFAGLHPVVALYATFLNRAFDQVLMDVALHRAGVTFVLDRAGITGDDGASHNGMWDMAMLRIVPGLHLAAPRDEATLRAALRTAVDVDDAPSVVRYPKGSVGDAIPALDSTDGVDVIGRETHDVPAGADSPRKVLVVGIGSMATTALEVSSILAAHGLDTTVASPTWVLPMPSMLVKMAGEHDLVVTLEDGLAEGGIGALLGERAGQAGVRVPVHTVGLPSAFLDHATRDQIVVANRLTAPDVARDVLDLLAR from the coding sequence ATGGCAGTCCTGGAGACCATCGCGTCGCCGGCAGACCTCCGCCGGCTGAGCCCGGCGCAGCTCGACCAGCTCGCGGCAGAGATCCGTACGTTCCTGGTCCAGTCCGTGTCGCGGACGGGAGGGCACCTCGGCCCGAACCTCGGCGTCGTCGAGCTGACCATCGCCATGCACCGCGTGTTCGCCTCGCCGACGGACTCCTTCGTCTTCGACACGGGCCACCAGTCGTACGTGCACAAGCTGCTCACCGGGCGTCAGAACTTCGGCGACCTGCGTCGCCGCGAGGGGCTGTCGGGATACCCGAGCCGCGCGGAGTCCGTGCACGACATCGTCGAGAACTCGCACGCCTCGACCGCGCTCAGCTGGGCCGACGGCATCGCGAAGGCGAACGTGGTCCGTGGCCTGCACGACCGCCACGTCGTGGCCGTGATGGGCGACGGCGCCCTCACCGGTGGCATGGCCTGGGAGGCGCTCAACAACATCGCCGACGGGCACGACCGCCGGCTCGTGCTCGTGGTCAACGACAACGGTCGCTCCTACGCGCCCACCATCGGCGGCATGGCACACCACCTCGACACCCTGCGCACGACCCAGGGCTACGAGAGCATGCTCTCGTGGGGCCGGCGCACGCTGCGCCGCTCGGGCCCGCCCGGACGTGTCGCCTACGACGCGCTGCACGGCCTGAAGAAGGGCATCAAGGACGTCGTCGCCCCGCAGGGCATGTTCGAGGACCTCGGCATCAAGTACATCGGGCCGGTGGACGGCCACGACGTGGGCGCCGTCGAGCGCGCGCTCACGAGCGCGAAAACCTTCGGTGCGCCCGTCCTCGTCCACGTGATCACGGAGAAGGGCCGGGGCTACAGCCCGGCCGAGCAGGACGTCGCCGACAGGTTCCACGCCGTCGGCCAGATCCACCCCGAGACCGGGCTGCCCGTCGCGCCCTCGCGCTTCGGCTGGACCAAGGTGTTCGCCGACGAGATCGTCTCGATCGGCCACGCCCGCCCCGACGTCGTCGCGATCACCGCGGCGATGCTCGCACCGGTCGGCCTCGCGCCCTTCGAGAAGGCGTTCCCGACGCGGACCTTCGACGTGGGGATCGCCGAGCAGCACGCCGCGACGAGCGCCGCCGGTATGGCCTTCGCCGGCCTGCACCCGGTCGTCGCGCTCTACGCGACCTTCCTCAACCGTGCTTTCGACCAGGTCCTCATGGACGTGGCGCTGCACCGCGCGGGCGTGACCTTCGTCCTGGACCGTGCCGGCATCACCGGTGACGACGGCGCGAGCCACAACGGCATGTGGGACATGGCCATGCTGCGCATCGTGCCGGGCCTGCACCTCGCCGCCCCGCGCGACGAGGCGACGCTGCGCGCCGCGCTGCGGACCGCGGTCGACGTCGACGACGCCCCGAGCGTCGTGCGCTACCCCAAGGGGTCGGTCGGCGACGCGATCCCGGCGCTCGACTCGACCGACGGGGTCGACGTCATCGGACGGGAGACCCACGACGTCCCGGCCGGTGCGGACTCCCCGCGCAAGGTCCTGGTGGTGGGCATCGGCTCGATGGCGACCACCGCCCTCGAGGTCAGCTCGATCCTCGCCGCGCACGGCCTCGACACCACCGTCGCCTCGCCGACGTGGGTGCTGCCGATGCCCTCGATGCTCGTCAAGATGGCGGGGGAGCACGACCTCGTCGTGACCCTCGAGGACGGGCTCGCCGAGGGCGGCATCGGTGCGCTGCTCGGTGAGCGCGCCGGCCAGGCCGGGGTGCGTGTCCCCGTGCACACGGTCGGCCTGCCGTCGGCGTTCCTCGACCACGCGACGCGCGACCAGATCGTCGTCGCGAACCGGCTGACCGCGCCCGACGTGGCGCGCGACGTGCTGGACCTGCTGGCCCGCTGA
- the pflA gene encoding pyruvate formate-lyase-activating protein, which produces MSAQSTASTFDKDFEAPEHRTVGAGTEGLEVSDASRGDRLAQMRAGTLGSIHSWELVTAVDGPGTRMTVFFAGCPLRCLYCHNPDTMKMKDGESVTSDELLRRIRRYKAVFRSTGGGLTISGGEVLMQPAFAATILAGAKAEGIHTTIDTSGYLGASCTDEMLEDVDLVLLDVKSGDEATYTKVTGRELQPTLDFGRRLADKGIEIWLRFVLVPGLTDDVANVESVAEYAATLSSVSRVEVLPFHQMGQDKWKALGMTYELGDVEPPTTELLDRVREQFRSKGLKVY; this is translated from the coding sequence ATGAGCGCTCAGAGCACCGCCTCCACCTTCGACAAGGACTTCGAGGCCCCCGAGCACCGCACGGTGGGCGCGGGTACCGAGGGGCTCGAGGTGTCGGACGCGAGCCGCGGCGACAGGCTCGCCCAGATGCGCGCCGGGACCCTCGGCTCCATCCACTCCTGGGAGCTGGTCACCGCGGTCGACGGGCCCGGGACACGGATGACGGTGTTCTTCGCCGGCTGCCCGCTGCGCTGCCTCTACTGCCACAACCCCGACACCATGAAGATGAAGGACGGCGAGTCGGTCACCTCCGACGAGCTGCTGCGTCGCATCCGTCGCTACAAGGCCGTCTTCCGCTCGACGGGTGGCGGACTCACGATCTCGGGCGGCGAGGTGCTCATGCAGCCCGCCTTCGCCGCGACCATCCTCGCCGGGGCCAAGGCCGAGGGCATCCACACCACGATCGACACCTCCGGGTACCTCGGCGCGTCGTGCACCGACGAGATGCTCGAGGACGTCGACCTCGTGCTCCTCGACGTGAAGTCGGGCGACGAGGCGACCTACACCAAGGTCACCGGGCGCGAGCTCCAGCCCACCCTCGACTTCGGTCGCCGGCTCGCCGACAAGGGGATCGAGATCTGGCTCCGGTTCGTGCTCGTCCCAGGCCTCACCGACGACGTCGCGAACGTCGAGTCGGTCGCCGAGTACGCCGCGACCCTGTCCTCCGTGTCCCGGGTCGAGGTGCTGCCCTTCCACCAGATGGGCCAGGACAAGTGGAAGGCCCTCGGCATGACCTACGAGCTCGGCGACGTCGAGCCGCCGACCACCGAGCTCCTCGATCGGGTGCGCGAGCAGTTCCGCAGCAAGGGGCTCAAGGTCTACTGA
- a CDS encoding GuaB1 family IMP dehydrogenase-related protein, which yields MRFLDGQTPTTDLTYGDVFLVPGRSEVTSRFDVDLSSTDGTGTTIPLVVANMTAVAGRRMAETTARRGGITVIPQDIPTDVVADVVASVKAKDPVVESPVVVSPHDTVHTALTLIGKRSHGAAVVVDGDRPVGVITASDCTGVDRFTQVHQVMSANPTSIDAQVLEAAGADGLRRAFDQLHESRRKLAPVVRDGRLVGVLTRTGALRSSIYDPALDGSGRLRVAAAVGINGDVAAKTEELLAAGVDVLVVDTAHGHQSKMIAALRAVRSVSPKVPVVAGNIVTAEGVEDLVEAGADIIKVGVGPGAMCTTRMMTGVGRPQFSAVLECATKATELGKHVWADGGVRHPRDVALALAAGASQVMIGSWFAGTHESPGDLHDDGNGRLYKESFGMASARAVAARTAGGSPFDRARKSLFEEGISSSRMYIDPKRPGVEDLIDEITSGLRSSCTYAGATSLAEFAERAVVGIQSAAGYEEGRPLPAGW from the coding sequence ATGCGCTTCTTGGACGGACAGACCCCCACGACCGACCTGACCTACGGGGACGTGTTCCTCGTCCCCGGCCGGTCCGAGGTCACCTCACGATTCGACGTCGACCTCTCGAGCACCGACGGGACCGGCACCACCATCCCGCTCGTCGTCGCCAACATGACGGCCGTCGCCGGCCGCCGCATGGCCGAGACCACGGCCCGCCGCGGTGGCATCACCGTGATCCCGCAGGACATCCCGACCGACGTCGTCGCCGACGTGGTCGCGAGCGTCAAGGCGAAGGACCCCGTCGTGGAGTCGCCCGTCGTGGTGTCCCCCCACGACACCGTGCACACCGCGCTCACGCTCATCGGCAAGCGCTCCCACGGCGCCGCGGTCGTCGTGGACGGCGACCGCCCCGTCGGCGTCATCACCGCCTCCGACTGCACCGGTGTCGACCGCTTCACCCAGGTCCACCAGGTGATGTCCGCCAACCCCACGTCGATCGACGCGCAGGTCCTCGAGGCTGCCGGCGCCGACGGCCTGCGTCGCGCCTTCGACCAGCTGCACGAGTCGCGCCGCAAGCTCGCGCCCGTCGTCCGCGACGGCCGCCTCGTGGGCGTCCTCACCCGCACCGGCGCGCTGCGCTCGAGCATCTACGACCCGGCGCTCGACGGGAGCGGCCGCCTGCGTGTCGCGGCCGCCGTAGGGATCAACGGCGACGTCGCGGCCAAGACCGAGGAGCTCCTCGCCGCCGGCGTCGACGTCCTCGTGGTCGACACCGCCCACGGGCACCAGTCGAAGATGATCGCGGCCCTCAGGGCCGTCCGGTCCGTGTCGCCCAAGGTCCCCGTGGTCGCGGGCAACATCGTCACCGCCGAGGGCGTCGAGGACCTCGTCGAGGCCGGGGCCGACATCATCAAGGTCGGCGTGGGCCCGGGCGCCATGTGCACCACCCGCATGATGACCGGTGTCGGTCGCCCGCAGTTCTCCGCCGTCCTCGAGTGCGCCACGAAGGCCACCGAGCTCGGCAAGCACGTGTGGGCTGACGGCGGCGTCCGCCACCCGCGCGACGTAGCCCTCGCCCTCGCGGCTGGCGCCTCGCAGGTGATGATCGGCTCGTGGTTCGCCGGCACGCACGAGAGCCCCGGCGACCTCCACGACGACGGCAACGGCCGCCTGTACAAGGAGAGCTTCGGCATGGCCTCGGCCCGCGCCGTGGCCGCACGCACCGCCGGTGGCTCGCCCTTCGACCGGGCTCGCAAGTCGCTCTTCGAGGAGGGCATCTCGTCGTCGCGCATGTACATCGACCCGAAGCGTCCCGGGGTCGAGGACCTCATCGACGAGATCACGTCGGGCCTGCGCTCCTCGTGCACCTACGCGGGCGCCACGAGCCTCGCCGAGTTCGCCGAGCGTGCCGTCGTCGGGATCCAGTCCGCCGCCGGCTACGAAGAGGGCCGTCCGCTCCCCGCCGGCTGGTGA
- a CDS encoding thiolase family protein gives MTTSAHRPTARDVVFVDGVRTPFGKARPDGLYAHTRADDLAVKSVRELVRRHPSLPPERFDEVAIAATTQSGDQGLTLGRSVAVLAGLPRSVPGYAVDRMCAGAMTAVTSTASAIGFGQQDVALAGGVEHMGHHPMGFDADPNPRFVSERLVDKTALIMGATAENLHDRFPHLTKDRADRYAVASQERYAAALAAGQISPDLVPVAVRSPELGWGLATADELARPGTTVADIAHLKTPFRPGGKVTAGNASPLTDGAAMCLVASGDTAAELELPVRMRMVSFAYAGVAPEVMGIGPVPATERALRTAGLSIDDIGIIEVNEAFAVQVLSLLDHFGIADDDPRVNPYGGAIAVGHPLAASGVRLMTQLARQFAERPDVRYGITTMCVGLGMGGTVVWENPQHADYSGHTTTSHES, from the coding sequence ATGACCACCTCTGCTCACCGGCCCACCGCTCGCGACGTCGTCTTCGTCGACGGCGTGCGCACGCCGTTCGGCAAGGCCCGCCCCGACGGCCTCTACGCCCACACCCGGGCCGACGACCTCGCCGTGAAGTCCGTCCGTGAGCTCGTCCGCCGCCACCCGTCCCTGCCGCCGGAACGCTTCGACGAGGTCGCCATCGCCGCGACCACCCAGAGCGGCGACCAGGGCCTCACCCTCGGCCGCTCGGTCGCGGTGCTCGCGGGCCTGCCGCGCTCGGTCCCGGGCTACGCCGTCGACCGCATGTGCGCCGGCGCGATGACCGCGGTCACCTCGACCGCGTCGGCGATCGGCTTCGGGCAGCAGGACGTCGCGCTGGCCGGCGGGGTCGAGCACATGGGTCACCACCCGATGGGCTTCGACGCCGACCCGAACCCGCGCTTCGTCTCCGAGCGCCTGGTCGACAAGACCGCGCTGATCATGGGGGCCACGGCCGAGAACCTGCACGACCGCTTCCCCCACCTCACCAAGGACCGAGCAGACCGCTACGCCGTCGCGAGCCAGGAGCGCTACGCCGCTGCCCTCGCCGCGGGCCAGATCAGCCCTGACCTCGTCCCGGTCGCCGTGCGCTCCCCCGAGCTCGGCTGGGGGCTCGCCACGGCCGACGAGCTCGCACGCCCGGGCACCACGGTCGCCGACATCGCCCACCTCAAGACCCCGTTCCGCCCCGGAGGGAAGGTCACCGCCGGAAACGCCTCGCCGCTGACCGACGGCGCGGCGATGTGCCTGGTGGCGTCTGGCGACACGGCAGCCGAGCTCGAGCTGCCCGTCCGCATGCGCATGGTGTCCTTCGCCTACGCGGGAGTCGCCCCCGAGGTCATGGGCATCGGCCCGGTGCCGGCCACCGAGCGTGCGCTGCGCACCGCAGGGCTCTCCATCGACGACATCGGCATCATCGAGGTGAACGAGGCCTTCGCCGTCCAGGTTCTCAGCCTGCTCGACCACTTCGGCATCGCCGACGACGACCCGCGGGTCAACCCCTACGGCGGCGCGATCGCCGTAGGGCACCCCCTCGCGGCCTCAGGTGTCCGACTCATGACGCAGCTCGCCCGGCAGTTCGCCGAGCGGCCGGACGTCCGGTACGGCATCACGACGATGTGCGTCGGCCTCGGGATGGGCGGCACAGTCGTCTGGGAGAACCCGCAGCACGCCGACTACTCCGGCCACACCACCACGTCGCACGAGAGCTGA
- a CDS encoding VOC family protein, whose protein sequence is MAISQIQLFSVPVSDQDRSRDFYRDVLGFQVLGDRQMTPEMRWLQLAPPRGDTSITLVTWFPTMKPGDLKGVVLETDDLDADVARLTEAGVTFTSGVEEQPWGRFATFDDPDGNGIVLQHTTNRVLI, encoded by the coding sequence ATGGCTATCTCACAGATCCAGCTGTTCTCCGTCCCGGTCTCCGACCAGGACCGCTCGCGCGACTTCTACCGTGACGTCCTCGGGTTCCAGGTGCTCGGGGACCGTCAGATGACCCCCGAGATGCGATGGCTCCAGCTCGCACCGCCACGCGGGGACACCAGCATCACCCTGGTCACCTGGTTCCCGACGATGAAGCCCGGGGACCTCAAGGGCGTCGTGCTCGAGACGGACGACCTCGACGCCGACGTCGCCCGGCTCACCGAGGCAGGCGTCACCTTCACCAGCGGGGTCGAGGAGCAGCCCTGGGGCCGCTTCGCGACCTTCGACGACCCCGACGGCAACGGCATCGTCCTGCAGCACACGACGAACCGGGTGCTCATCTGA
- a CDS encoding 3-hydroxyacyl-CoA dehydrogenase NAD-binding domain-containing protein, with product MTGTTSTQTHDTSAHDAPTNSEAQPRGERVTRSLVRDVTLPSGGTLALVTLDNGLDHTKPSTLGPLGLAELHTALRAVTERAARGEIVAAAVTGKPFVLAAGADLTAASAVTTRDDARALGSAGHAAYRLLQEMAVPTFAFVNGVALGGGLELALACTYRTVATDVPAIALPETSLGLVPGWGGCFRLPRIVGIEKAIDVILTRPAANKPFTGPQAYEAGIADALLDSADFLEQSIVWADAVLRGEITVERPDLAPAEVWQATVDGARARVDALLHGSRPAPYRALDLLAAARDSDPDTAYSAEDDALADLIMSDEMRASVYAFQTVNRAKKPVGAPARDLARPVTQVGIVGAGLMAAQLALLFAQRLGVPVVMRDLDDERVQHGLDHVRATVEKLVSTGRVPAEKGAAIAAGIRGTTVLDDLSGCDFVIEAVTEVLGLKKKVFAELEGIVSPETILATNTSALSVTQMAEGLEHPERVVGLHFFNPVAQMPLVEVVRAERSSDEAVATAFAVAKTLRKTAVLVRDRPGFVVNRLLVLLLGEIVDVVEAGTPVEVADRALRPLGLPMGPFALFDLVGPAVGLHVLTSLREDLGDRFPASPALEKIVAEKVPVVLPSPARGVPATVDPALQAVFDEVRDPGRDQVVLDEAGVLDRVLRTLAREVGLMLDEGVVSEASQIDLCMILGAGWPFSAGGISPYLDRAGVSESVLDRRLLPDGVANVPSQA from the coding sequence ATGACCGGAACGACCTCGACCCAGACGCACGACACCTCTGCGCACGACGCCCCGACGAACAGCGAGGCCCAGCCTCGCGGCGAGCGCGTCACGCGATCCCTGGTCCGCGACGTGACGCTCCCGAGCGGCGGCACCCTCGCCCTCGTCACCCTCGACAACGGCCTGGACCACACCAAGCCCTCGACCCTCGGTCCGCTCGGCCTCGCCGAGCTGCACACCGCCCTGAGAGCCGTCACCGAGCGTGCTGCCCGTGGCGAGATCGTCGCGGCCGCCGTGACCGGCAAGCCCTTCGTGCTCGCCGCCGGGGCCGACCTCACGGCCGCGAGCGCCGTCACCACCCGCGACGACGCGAGGGCGCTGGGCAGCGCGGGCCACGCGGCCTACCGGCTGCTGCAGGAGATGGCCGTCCCCACCTTCGCCTTCGTCAACGGCGTCGCGCTCGGCGGCGGCCTCGAGCTGGCCCTGGCGTGCACCTATCGCACGGTTGCGACGGACGTGCCCGCGATCGCGCTCCCGGAGACCTCCCTCGGGCTGGTCCCGGGGTGGGGCGGCTGCTTCCGGCTGCCCCGGATCGTGGGGATCGAGAAGGCGATCGACGTCATCCTCACGCGTCCCGCGGCGAACAAGCCCTTCACCGGCCCGCAGGCCTACGAGGCGGGCATCGCCGACGCTCTCCTGGACTCTGCGGACTTCCTCGAGCAGTCGATCGTGTGGGCCGATGCGGTGCTGCGTGGCGAGATCACCGTGGAGCGTCCCGACCTGGCGCCCGCGGAGGTCTGGCAGGCGACGGTCGACGGCGCACGCGCACGGGTCGACGCGCTGCTCCACGGCTCGCGCCCGGCCCCCTACCGGGCTCTCGACCTGCTCGCTGCGGCCCGGGACTCCGACCCGGACACGGCGTACTCGGCGGAAGACGACGCGCTCGCCGACCTCATCATGAGCGACGAGATGCGGGCGTCGGTGTACGCCTTCCAGACCGTCAACCGGGCGAAGAAGCCGGTCGGCGCCCCGGCACGCGACCTGGCTCGGCCGGTCACGCAGGTGGGGATCGTGGGTGCCGGGCTCATGGCCGCCCAGCTCGCCCTGCTCTTCGCACAGCGCCTCGGAGTCCCCGTGGTGATGCGCGACCTCGACGACGAGCGTGTGCAGCACGGCCTCGACCACGTCCGCGCGACCGTCGAGAAGCTCGTGTCGACCGGGCGGGTGCCCGCCGAGAAGGGCGCGGCGATCGCCGCCGGCATCCGCGGGACCACGGTGCTCGACGACCTGTCCGGGTGCGACTTCGTCATCGAGGCCGTCACCGAGGTGCTCGGCCTCAAGAAGAAGGTCTTCGCCGAGCTCGAGGGCATCGTCTCCCCCGAGACGATCCTGGCGACCAACACCTCCGCGCTGTCGGTCACGCAGATGGCCGAGGGTCTCGAGCACCCGGAGCGCGTGGTCGGGCTGCACTTCTTCAACCCGGTGGCGCAGATGCCGCTCGTCGAGGTGGTGCGGGCGGAGCGTTCGTCCGACGAGGCCGTCGCCACGGCCTTCGCCGTCGCGAAGACCCTGCGCAAGACGGCGGTACTGGTCCGGGACCGTCCGGGCTTCGTGGTCAACCGGCTGCTCGTGCTGCTGCTCGGCGAGATCGTCGACGTGGTCGAGGCCGGCACGCCGGTCGAGGTGGCTGACAGGGCGCTGCGCCCGCTCGGGCTCCCCATGGGACCCTTCGCGCTCTTCGACCTCGTGGGGCCTGCCGTCGGCCTGCACGTGCTGACGTCGCTGCGTGAGGACCTGGGCGACAGGTTCCCCGCCTCCCCCGCGCTCGAGAAGATCGTGGCGGAGAAGGTCCCTGTGGTCCTGCCGTCGCCCGCTCGCGGTGTCCCCGCTACGGTCGACCCGGCGCTGCAGGCCGTCTTCGACGAGGTGCGCGACCCAGGACGGGACCAGGTGGTCCTCGACGAGGCCGGTGTCCTCGACCGGGTGCTGCGCACGCTGGCCCGGGAGGTCGGGCTCATGCTCGACGAGGGCGTGGTGTCCGAGGCGTCGCAGATCGACCTCTGCATGATCCTCGGGGCGGGCTGGCCCTTCAGCGCCGGCGGGATCTCCCCGTACCTCGACCGGGCAGGCGTGTCGGAGTCGGTCCTGGACCGACGGCTGCTGCCGGACGGCGTCGCGAACGTCCCGTCGCAGGCCTGA